The Erythrolamprus reginae isolate rEryReg1 chromosome 3, rEryReg1.hap1, whole genome shotgun sequence genome contains a region encoding:
- the LOC139165254 gene encoding uncharacterized protein isoform X2, which produces MALAEDTSEIPALGRPFQLGMLYDCCKDALIPGVTLWEDLSLQNNLKTKPQPKTATKILASDTIDDKASALNISASLKASFLGGLIEVGGSAEYLHDTMKSKQQARITVQYKTTTRYEQLTMSHLGIQNVSYPSVFEQCPATHVVTAILYGAQAFFVFDREVSSTEKVKNIEGNIHATVTKEISIGGEAKVKLTEEEKENAMKFSCKFHGDFSLEKNPVSFQDAMKVYESLPKLLGEHEEKAVPMRVWLYPLTKLDTRAARMVREVSLALIFDAEKILEELNEIQMESNDLANDPIAETFPEIKRKFQLFKHLCKQHRQTFQKELARILPSIRGGGQEEGFLVDLLRSVNQSPFNSPRLCEFLDAKKREMNFIKSYLTILNNIEVISSQNKLEEIVLDPQNVHVVSFIFTSLHEKEPFLLNLQGWLQEQFLPESGEFTRSTPKAWFEDEQWTRKARQAAKSIKDFFSVNQSNEKVRFVVASIPCEDPSGASIYLYEDGQLVSKSFELPSKPLLLLTREVKHNSIQLKFHPAEYGKAAISNYLVEYKMVGEENWKTMRTEGTGEMFLLKDLPPNTEYQFQYAACCKPGLSKSSDLSPPVKTLPTSPPEKLRMVTAGSSVISVAWMNPSIVASGVVVKEYKVEYRTVEAGAGKDQWTEKRTGRKTGFYPIEGLKPQSEYRIRVSAICDNGALSIPSEELEVSTSLEEEDVDNVAHRFLQESTLEEEKHPLVFTLPLEKVPSDASTSYLMYQLGKKDLKVANQVILMMGVTGCGKTTLINGMINYILGVQWEDNFRFKLIHETTQRAEAGSRTSGVTAYVVNHQEGFRVPYSLTIIDTPGFGGTRDAEQDKQVEKQVLELFSIPGGIEHINALCLVAHSSHSQKCAFDSVHPLAKSLRDNVQLLITFADGGTPPVLEALKEADLACAQVDSGIPLHFKFNHSALFVNQENGRSCNAAAEKFWKMNTESMEEFFVSLEMLKTVTTLAFKKRQELEAARRGHPPPKVEKVHRNRFQISPDPVAIGKPSVTRYQVEYRIAGDNWESLDVEGPKDPFKPKDGQLDVQLQFRCAAVTPGGLGQWSEAITCICPMGRSPEKSQVLSCASGLGAAGGIPASVSALNVTGARKKVRKRIERRGSSLAPQQPPSSEPQLIGALSSQLSDKNKDQKQCEKILFD; this is translated from the exons ATGGCCCTGGCAGAGGACACCAGTGAGATTCCAGCCCTGGGCCGCCCCTTCCAGCTGGGGATGCTTTACGACTGTTGCAAGGATGCCCTCATCCCAG GAGTCACCCTCTGGGAAGACCTCTCTCTTCAGAACAACCTGAAAACCAAGCCCCAACCCAAGACAGCCACTAAAATCCTTGCGTCTGACACCATTGATGACAAGGCCTCTGCTCTGAACATCTCGGCATCCCTCAAGGCCAGTTTCCTGGGAGGACTAATTGAAGTGGGGGGGTCAGCTGAATATCTCCATGACACCATGAAGTCCAAGCAACAGGCCAGAATCACCGTTCAGTACAAAACCACCACCAGGTATGAACAGCTGACCATGAGCCACTTGGGAATCCAGAACGTCTCTTACCCATCGGTCTTTGAGCAATGCCCAGCCACCCACGTGGTCACTGCCATCCTCTATGGAGCCCAGGCTTTCTTTGTCTTTGACCGAGAAGTTTCTTCAACGGAGAAGGTGAAAAACATAGAAGGAAACATCCATGCTACCGTCACGAAGGAAATATCTATTGGAGGAGAAGCAAAGGTCAAACTGactgaggaggagaaagagaacgcTATGAAATTCAGTTGTAAGTTCCATGGAGACTTTTCTTTAGAGAAAAATCCAGTAAGTTTCCAAGATGCTATGAAAGTTTATGAAAGTCTCCCCAAATTATTAGGGGAACATGAAGAGAAGGCTGTGCCTATGAGGGTCTGGCTCTACCCACTGACCAAGTTGGACACCAGAGCAGCTAGGATGGTCCGCGAGGTCAGCCTAGCGTTGATCTTTGATGCTGAAAAGATCTTGGAGGAACTCAACGAAATCCAGATGGAAAGCAACGATCTAGCCAATGACCCCATTGCTGAGACCTTCCCTGAGATCAAGAGGAAGTTCCAGCTGTTCAAGCATCTGTGCAAGCAACACAGGCAGACATTCCAGAAAGAGCTGGCCAGAATATTGCCTTCCATCCGGGGAGGAGGGCAAGAGGAAGGGTTCTTGGTAGACCTCTTGAGGTCCGTCAACCAGTCGCCCTTCAACAGCCCAAGACTCTGTGAATTTCTAGACgccaagaaaagagaaatgaattTTATCAAATCTTATCTGACTATTCTAAATAACATAGAAGTGATTTCATCTCAGAACAAGCTGGAAGAAATAGTTCTGGATCCCCAGAATGTACACGTGGTCTCCTTTATCTTCACCTCTTTACATGAAAAGGAGCCATTTCTGTTGAACTTACAGGGCTGGCTTCAGGAGCAATTCTTGCCAGAGTCGGGTGAGTTCACAAGGTCCACTCCCAAGGCCTGGTTTGAGGATGAGCAGTGGACCCGCAAGGCTCGCCAAGCTGCCAAATCCATCAAAGACTTTTTCAGCGTCAATCAATCCAACGAGAAGGTCCGCTTTGTCGTGGCATCTATCCCATGTGAAGACCCCTCAGGAGCCTCAATATACCTTTATGAAGATGGACAGCTGGTCAGCAAGAGCTTTGAGTTGCCCTCAAAACCTCTCCTTTTGCTGACCAGAGAGGTGAAACACAACAGCATTCAACTGAAGTTTCATCCAGCTGAATATGGAAAGGCTGCGATCTCCAACTATCTGGTAGAGTACAAGATGGTAGGAGAAGAAAACTGGAAGACCATGAGGACAGAGGGCACTGGGGAGATGTTCCTGCTGAAAGATCTGCCTCCAAACACAGAGTACCAGTTCCAGTACGCTGCTTGTTGCAAACCAGGCCTTAGTAAAAGCAGTGACCTGAGCCCACCCGTAAAGACCCTTCCCACCAGCCCTCCTGAGAAATTAAGAATGGTCACTGCGGGATCTTCAGTCATCTCTGTGGCCTGGATGAATCCCAGCATCGTTGCCTCAGGAGTTGTGGTCAAAGAGTACAAGGTGGAGTACAGAACGGTAGAGgctggagctgggaaggaccaGTGGACTGAAAAAAGGACTGGGAGAAAAACAGGGTTTTACCCCATTGAAggtctgaagccccagagtgagtACAGAATACGGGTGTCGGCCATATGTGATAATGGAGCTCTAAGCATCCCCAGCGAGGAGTTGGAGGTCTCCACATCCCTGGAGGAGGAAGATGTAGACAATGTAGCCCACCGATTCCTTCAGGAAAGCACCCTGGAGGAGGAGAAACACCCATTAGTCTTCACCCTTCCTCTGGAGAAAGTCCCCTCAGATGCCTCCACTTCCTACCTCATGTACCAGCTTGGAAAGAAGGACCTAAAAGTGGCCAACCAAGTGATCCTGATGATGGGAGTGACAGGATGTGGGAAAACCACTCTGATCAATGGGATGATCAATTACATCCTGGGTGTCCAGTGGGAAGATAATTTCAGGTTCAAACTCATTCATGAAACCACTCAGAGGGCCGAAGCTGGAAGCAGGACATCTGGAGTCACAGCCTACGTGGTGAACCATCAGGAGGGCTTCCGAGTTCCCTATTCTCTCACCATCATCGACACTCCAGGATTTGGGGGGACAAGAGACGCAGAGCAAGACAAACAGGTGGAGAAGCAGGTCCTGGAGCTTTTCTCCATCCCTGGGGGCATTGAGCACATTAATGCCCTCTGCTTGGTGGCCCATTCAAGTCACTCCCAGAAATGCGCCTTTGATTCCGTTCACCCGTTGGCAAAAAGCCTGAGGGATAATGTCCAACTCCTGATCACCTTTGCTGATGGGGGAACCCCACCTGTCCTGGAGGCCCTCAAGGAGGCTGACCTGGCCTGTGCTCAGGTTGACTCGGGAATCCCCCTGCACTTCAAGTTCAACCACTCAGCCCTCTTTGTTAACCAAGAAAACGGAAGAAGCTGTAATGCTGCTGCTGAAAAGTTCTGGAaaatgaacactgagagcatggAGGAGTTCTTTGTCTCCTTAGAGATGCTGAAAACCGTGACCACGTTGGCCTTCAAGAAACGGCAGGAGCTGGAAGCTGCCCGTAGAGGACATCCCCCTCCGAAAGTTGAGAAAGTGCACCGAAATCGTTTCCAGATAAGTCCTGACCCGGTAGCCATCGGAAAGCCTTCAGTCACCAGGTACCAAGTGGAATATCGGATTGCAGGAGACAACTGGGAAAGTCTTGACGTAGAAGGCCCTAAAGATCCATTCAAGCCAAAGGATGGCCAACTAGATGTTCAGTTACAATTCCGATGTGCAGCCGTGACTCCAGGAGGGCTCGGTCAATGGAGTGAGGCGATCACTTGCATCTGTCCTATGGGAAGGTCTCCAGAG AAATCCCAGGTTTTGTCCTGTGCATCTGGTCTGGGAGCGGCTGGAGGCATCCCAG
- the LOC139165254 gene encoding uncharacterized protein isoform X3, translating to MALAEDTSEIPALGRPFQLGMLYDCCKDALIPGVTLWEDLSLQNNLKTKPQPKTATKILASDTIDDKASALNISASLKASFLGGLIEVGGSAEYLHDTMKSKQQARITVQYKTTTRYEQLTMSHLGIQNVSYPSVFEQCPATHVVTAILYGAQAFFVFDREVSSTEKVKNIEGNIHATVTKEISIGGEAKVKLTEEEKENAMKFSCKFHGDFSLEKNPVSFQDAMKVYESLPKLLGEHEEKAVPMRVWLYPLTKLDTRAARMVREVSLALIFDAEKILEELNEIQMESNDLANDPIAETFPEIKRKFQLFKHLCKQHRQTFQKELARILPSIRGGGQEEGFLVDLLRSVNQSPFNSPRLCEFLDAKKREMNFIKSYLTILNNIEVISSQNKLEEIVLDPQNVHVVSFIFTSLHEKEPFLLNLQGWLQEQFLPESGEFTRSTPKAWFEDEQWTRKARQAAKSIKDFFSVNQSNEKVRFVVASIPCEDPSGASIYLYEDGQLVSKSFELPSKPLLLLTREVKHNSIQLKFHPAEYGKAAISNYLVEYKMVGEENWKTMRTEGTGEMFLLKDLPPNTEYQFQYAACCKPGLSKSSDLSPPVKTLPTSPPEKLRMVTAGSSVISVAWMNPSIVASGVVVKEYKVEYRTVEAGAGKDQWTEKRTGRKTGFYPIEGLKPQSEYRIRVSAICDNGALSIPSEELEVSTSLEEEDVDNVAHRFLQESTLEEEKHPLVFTLPLEKVPSDASTSYLMYQLGKKDLKVANQVILMMGVTGCGKTTLINGMINYILGVQWEDNFRFKLIHETTQRAEAGSRTSGVTAYVVNHQEGFRVPYSLTIIDTPGFGGTRDAEQDKQVEKQVLELFSIPGGIEHINALCLVAHSSHSQKCAFDSVHPLAKSLRDNVQLLITFADGGTPPVLEALKEADLACAQVDSGIPLHFKFNHSALFVNQENGRSCNAAAEKFWKMNTESMEEFFVSLEMLKTVTTLAFKKRQELEAARRGHPPPKVEKVHRNRFQISPDPVAIGKPSVTRYQVEYRIAGDNWESLDVEGPKDPFKPKDGQLDVQLQFRCAAVTPGGLGQWSEAITCICPMGRSPEGLNGGSSWWAEPAMGKVQRATQSWERIALSLGGRGGW from the exons ATGGCCCTGGCAGAGGACACCAGTGAGATTCCAGCCCTGGGCCGCCCCTTCCAGCTGGGGATGCTTTACGACTGTTGCAAGGATGCCCTCATCCCAG GAGTCACCCTCTGGGAAGACCTCTCTCTTCAGAACAACCTGAAAACCAAGCCCCAACCCAAGACAGCCACTAAAATCCTTGCGTCTGACACCATTGATGACAAGGCCTCTGCTCTGAACATCTCGGCATCCCTCAAGGCCAGTTTCCTGGGAGGACTAATTGAAGTGGGGGGGTCAGCTGAATATCTCCATGACACCATGAAGTCCAAGCAACAGGCCAGAATCACCGTTCAGTACAAAACCACCACCAGGTATGAACAGCTGACCATGAGCCACTTGGGAATCCAGAACGTCTCTTACCCATCGGTCTTTGAGCAATGCCCAGCCACCCACGTGGTCACTGCCATCCTCTATGGAGCCCAGGCTTTCTTTGTCTTTGACCGAGAAGTTTCTTCAACGGAGAAGGTGAAAAACATAGAAGGAAACATCCATGCTACCGTCACGAAGGAAATATCTATTGGAGGAGAAGCAAAGGTCAAACTGactgaggaggagaaagagaacgcTATGAAATTCAGTTGTAAGTTCCATGGAGACTTTTCTTTAGAGAAAAATCCAGTAAGTTTCCAAGATGCTATGAAAGTTTATGAAAGTCTCCCCAAATTATTAGGGGAACATGAAGAGAAGGCTGTGCCTATGAGGGTCTGGCTCTACCCACTGACCAAGTTGGACACCAGAGCAGCTAGGATGGTCCGCGAGGTCAGCCTAGCGTTGATCTTTGATGCTGAAAAGATCTTGGAGGAACTCAACGAAATCCAGATGGAAAGCAACGATCTAGCCAATGACCCCATTGCTGAGACCTTCCCTGAGATCAAGAGGAAGTTCCAGCTGTTCAAGCATCTGTGCAAGCAACACAGGCAGACATTCCAGAAAGAGCTGGCCAGAATATTGCCTTCCATCCGGGGAGGAGGGCAAGAGGAAGGGTTCTTGGTAGACCTCTTGAGGTCCGTCAACCAGTCGCCCTTCAACAGCCCAAGACTCTGTGAATTTCTAGACgccaagaaaagagaaatgaattTTATCAAATCTTATCTGACTATTCTAAATAACATAGAAGTGATTTCATCTCAGAACAAGCTGGAAGAAATAGTTCTGGATCCCCAGAATGTACACGTGGTCTCCTTTATCTTCACCTCTTTACATGAAAAGGAGCCATTTCTGTTGAACTTACAGGGCTGGCTTCAGGAGCAATTCTTGCCAGAGTCGGGTGAGTTCACAAGGTCCACTCCCAAGGCCTGGTTTGAGGATGAGCAGTGGACCCGCAAGGCTCGCCAAGCTGCCAAATCCATCAAAGACTTTTTCAGCGTCAATCAATCCAACGAGAAGGTCCGCTTTGTCGTGGCATCTATCCCATGTGAAGACCCCTCAGGAGCCTCAATATACCTTTATGAAGATGGACAGCTGGTCAGCAAGAGCTTTGAGTTGCCCTCAAAACCTCTCCTTTTGCTGACCAGAGAGGTGAAACACAACAGCATTCAACTGAAGTTTCATCCAGCTGAATATGGAAAGGCTGCGATCTCCAACTATCTGGTAGAGTACAAGATGGTAGGAGAAGAAAACTGGAAGACCATGAGGACAGAGGGCACTGGGGAGATGTTCCTGCTGAAAGATCTGCCTCCAAACACAGAGTACCAGTTCCAGTACGCTGCTTGTTGCAAACCAGGCCTTAGTAAAAGCAGTGACCTGAGCCCACCCGTAAAGACCCTTCCCACCAGCCCTCCTGAGAAATTAAGAATGGTCACTGCGGGATCTTCAGTCATCTCTGTGGCCTGGATGAATCCCAGCATCGTTGCCTCAGGAGTTGTGGTCAAAGAGTACAAGGTGGAGTACAGAACGGTAGAGgctggagctgggaaggaccaGTGGACTGAAAAAAGGACTGGGAGAAAAACAGGGTTTTACCCCATTGAAggtctgaagccccagagtgagtACAGAATACGGGTGTCGGCCATATGTGATAATGGAGCTCTAAGCATCCCCAGCGAGGAGTTGGAGGTCTCCACATCCCTGGAGGAGGAAGATGTAGACAATGTAGCCCACCGATTCCTTCAGGAAAGCACCCTGGAGGAGGAGAAACACCCATTAGTCTTCACCCTTCCTCTGGAGAAAGTCCCCTCAGATGCCTCCACTTCCTACCTCATGTACCAGCTTGGAAAGAAGGACCTAAAAGTGGCCAACCAAGTGATCCTGATGATGGGAGTGACAGGATGTGGGAAAACCACTCTGATCAATGGGATGATCAATTACATCCTGGGTGTCCAGTGGGAAGATAATTTCAGGTTCAAACTCATTCATGAAACCACTCAGAGGGCCGAAGCTGGAAGCAGGACATCTGGAGTCACAGCCTACGTGGTGAACCATCAGGAGGGCTTCCGAGTTCCCTATTCTCTCACCATCATCGACACTCCAGGATTTGGGGGGACAAGAGACGCAGAGCAAGACAAACAGGTGGAGAAGCAGGTCCTGGAGCTTTTCTCCATCCCTGGGGGCATTGAGCACATTAATGCCCTCTGCTTGGTGGCCCATTCAAGTCACTCCCAGAAATGCGCCTTTGATTCCGTTCACCCGTTGGCAAAAAGCCTGAGGGATAATGTCCAACTCCTGATCACCTTTGCTGATGGGGGAACCCCACCTGTCCTGGAGGCCCTCAAGGAGGCTGACCTGGCCTGTGCTCAGGTTGACTCGGGAATCCCCCTGCACTTCAAGTTCAACCACTCAGCCCTCTTTGTTAACCAAGAAAACGGAAGAAGCTGTAATGCTGCTGCTGAAAAGTTCTGGAaaatgaacactgagagcatggAGGAGTTCTTTGTCTCCTTAGAGATGCTGAAAACCGTGACCACGTTGGCCTTCAAGAAACGGCAGGAGCTGGAAGCTGCCCGTAGAGGACATCCCCCTCCGAAAGTTGAGAAAGTGCACCGAAATCGTTTCCAGATAAGTCCTGACCCGGTAGCCATCGGAAAGCCTTCAGTCACCAGGTACCAAGTGGAATATCGGATTGCAGGAGACAACTGGGAAAGTCTTGACGTAGAAGGCCCTAAAGATCCATTCAAGCCAAAGGATGGCCAACTAGATGTTCAGTTACAATTCCGATGTGCAGCCGTGACTCCAGGAGGGCTCGGTCAATGGAGTGAGGCGATCACTTGCATCTGTCCTATGGGAAGGTCTCCAGAG
- the LOC139165254 gene encoding uncharacterized protein isoform X4, whose translation MALAEDTSEIPALGRPFQLGMLYDCCKDALIPGVTLWEDLSLQNNLKTKPQPKTATKILASDTIDDKASALNISASLKASFLGGLIEVGGSAEYLHDTMKSKQQARITVQYKTTTRYEQLTMSHLGIQNVSYPSVFEQCPATHVVTAILYGAQAFFVFDREVSSTEKVKNIEGNIHATVTKEISIGGEAKVKLTEEEKENAMKFSCKFHGDFSLEKNPVSFQDAMKVYESLPKLLGEHEEKAVPMRVWLYPLTKLDTRAARMVREVSLALIFDAEKILEELNEIQMESNDLANDPIAETFPEIKRKFQLFKHLCKQHRQTFQKELARILPSIRGGGQEEGFLVDLLRSVNQSPFNSPRLCEFLDAKKREMNFIKSYLTILNNIEVISSQNKLEEIVLDPQNVHVVSFIFTSLHEKEPFLLNLQGWLQEQFLPESGEFTRSTPKAWFEDEQWTRKARQAAKSIKDFFSVNQSNEKVRFVVASIPCEDPSGASIYLYEDGQLVSKSFELPSKPLLLLTREVKHNSIQLKFHPAEYGKAAISNYLVEYKMVGEENWKTMRTEGTGEMFLLKDLPPNTEYQFQYAACCKPGLSKSSDLSPPVKTLPTSPPEKLRMVTAGSSVISVAWMNPSIVASGVVVKEYKVEYRTVEAGAGKDQWTEKRTGRKTGFYPIEGLKPQSEYRIRVSAICDNGALSIPSEELEVSTSLEEEDVDNVAHRFLQESTLEEEKHPLVFTLPLEKVPSDASTSYLMYQLGKKDLKVANQVILMMGVTGCGKTTLINGMINYILGVQWEDNFRFKLIHETTQRAEAGSRTSGVTAYVVNHQEGFRVPYSLTIIDTPGFGGTRDAEQDKQVEKQVLELFSIPGGIEHINALCLVAHSSHSQKCAFDSVHPLAKSLRDNVQLLITFADGGTPPVLEALKEADLACAQVDSGIPLHFKFNHSALFVNQENGRSCNAAAEKFWKMNTESMEEFFVSLEMLKTVTTLAFKKRQELEAARRGHPPPKVEKVHRNRFQISPDPVAIGKPSVTRYQVEYRIAGDNWESLDVEGPKDPFKPKDGQLDVQLQFRCAAVTPGGLGQWSEAITCICPMGRSPEKSQVLSCASGLGAAGGIPGEFSANQPTPDNL comes from the exons ATGGCCCTGGCAGAGGACACCAGTGAGATTCCAGCCCTGGGCCGCCCCTTCCAGCTGGGGATGCTTTACGACTGTTGCAAGGATGCCCTCATCCCAG GAGTCACCCTCTGGGAAGACCTCTCTCTTCAGAACAACCTGAAAACCAAGCCCCAACCCAAGACAGCCACTAAAATCCTTGCGTCTGACACCATTGATGACAAGGCCTCTGCTCTGAACATCTCGGCATCCCTCAAGGCCAGTTTCCTGGGAGGACTAATTGAAGTGGGGGGGTCAGCTGAATATCTCCATGACACCATGAAGTCCAAGCAACAGGCCAGAATCACCGTTCAGTACAAAACCACCACCAGGTATGAACAGCTGACCATGAGCCACTTGGGAATCCAGAACGTCTCTTACCCATCGGTCTTTGAGCAATGCCCAGCCACCCACGTGGTCACTGCCATCCTCTATGGAGCCCAGGCTTTCTTTGTCTTTGACCGAGAAGTTTCTTCAACGGAGAAGGTGAAAAACATAGAAGGAAACATCCATGCTACCGTCACGAAGGAAATATCTATTGGAGGAGAAGCAAAGGTCAAACTGactgaggaggagaaagagaacgcTATGAAATTCAGTTGTAAGTTCCATGGAGACTTTTCTTTAGAGAAAAATCCAGTAAGTTTCCAAGATGCTATGAAAGTTTATGAAAGTCTCCCCAAATTATTAGGGGAACATGAAGAGAAGGCTGTGCCTATGAGGGTCTGGCTCTACCCACTGACCAAGTTGGACACCAGAGCAGCTAGGATGGTCCGCGAGGTCAGCCTAGCGTTGATCTTTGATGCTGAAAAGATCTTGGAGGAACTCAACGAAATCCAGATGGAAAGCAACGATCTAGCCAATGACCCCATTGCTGAGACCTTCCCTGAGATCAAGAGGAAGTTCCAGCTGTTCAAGCATCTGTGCAAGCAACACAGGCAGACATTCCAGAAAGAGCTGGCCAGAATATTGCCTTCCATCCGGGGAGGAGGGCAAGAGGAAGGGTTCTTGGTAGACCTCTTGAGGTCCGTCAACCAGTCGCCCTTCAACAGCCCAAGACTCTGTGAATTTCTAGACgccaagaaaagagaaatgaattTTATCAAATCTTATCTGACTATTCTAAATAACATAGAAGTGATTTCATCTCAGAACAAGCTGGAAGAAATAGTTCTGGATCCCCAGAATGTACACGTGGTCTCCTTTATCTTCACCTCTTTACATGAAAAGGAGCCATTTCTGTTGAACTTACAGGGCTGGCTTCAGGAGCAATTCTTGCCAGAGTCGGGTGAGTTCACAAGGTCCACTCCCAAGGCCTGGTTTGAGGATGAGCAGTGGACCCGCAAGGCTCGCCAAGCTGCCAAATCCATCAAAGACTTTTTCAGCGTCAATCAATCCAACGAGAAGGTCCGCTTTGTCGTGGCATCTATCCCATGTGAAGACCCCTCAGGAGCCTCAATATACCTTTATGAAGATGGACAGCTGGTCAGCAAGAGCTTTGAGTTGCCCTCAAAACCTCTCCTTTTGCTGACCAGAGAGGTGAAACACAACAGCATTCAACTGAAGTTTCATCCAGCTGAATATGGAAAGGCTGCGATCTCCAACTATCTGGTAGAGTACAAGATGGTAGGAGAAGAAAACTGGAAGACCATGAGGACAGAGGGCACTGGGGAGATGTTCCTGCTGAAAGATCTGCCTCCAAACACAGAGTACCAGTTCCAGTACGCTGCTTGTTGCAAACCAGGCCTTAGTAAAAGCAGTGACCTGAGCCCACCCGTAAAGACCCTTCCCACCAGCCCTCCTGAGAAATTAAGAATGGTCACTGCGGGATCTTCAGTCATCTCTGTGGCCTGGATGAATCCCAGCATCGTTGCCTCAGGAGTTGTGGTCAAAGAGTACAAGGTGGAGTACAGAACGGTAGAGgctggagctgggaaggaccaGTGGACTGAAAAAAGGACTGGGAGAAAAACAGGGTTTTACCCCATTGAAggtctgaagccccagagtgagtACAGAATACGGGTGTCGGCCATATGTGATAATGGAGCTCTAAGCATCCCCAGCGAGGAGTTGGAGGTCTCCACATCCCTGGAGGAGGAAGATGTAGACAATGTAGCCCACCGATTCCTTCAGGAAAGCACCCTGGAGGAGGAGAAACACCCATTAGTCTTCACCCTTCCTCTGGAGAAAGTCCCCTCAGATGCCTCCACTTCCTACCTCATGTACCAGCTTGGAAAGAAGGACCTAAAAGTGGCCAACCAAGTGATCCTGATGATGGGAGTGACAGGATGTGGGAAAACCACTCTGATCAATGGGATGATCAATTACATCCTGGGTGTCCAGTGGGAAGATAATTTCAGGTTCAAACTCATTCATGAAACCACTCAGAGGGCCGAAGCTGGAAGCAGGACATCTGGAGTCACAGCCTACGTGGTGAACCATCAGGAGGGCTTCCGAGTTCCCTATTCTCTCACCATCATCGACACTCCAGGATTTGGGGGGACAAGAGACGCAGAGCAAGACAAACAGGTGGAGAAGCAGGTCCTGGAGCTTTTCTCCATCCCTGGGGGCATTGAGCACATTAATGCCCTCTGCTTGGTGGCCCATTCAAGTCACTCCCAGAAATGCGCCTTTGATTCCGTTCACCCGTTGGCAAAAAGCCTGAGGGATAATGTCCAACTCCTGATCACCTTTGCTGATGGGGGAACCCCACCTGTCCTGGAGGCCCTCAAGGAGGCTGACCTGGCCTGTGCTCAGGTTGACTCGGGAATCCCCCTGCACTTCAAGTTCAACCACTCAGCCCTCTTTGTTAACCAAGAAAACGGAAGAAGCTGTAATGCTGCTGCTGAAAAGTTCTGGAaaatgaacactgagagcatggAGGAGTTCTTTGTCTCCTTAGAGATGCTGAAAACCGTGACCACGTTGGCCTTCAAGAAACGGCAGGAGCTGGAAGCTGCCCGTAGAGGACATCCCCCTCCGAAAGTTGAGAAAGTGCACCGAAATCGTTTCCAGATAAGTCCTGACCCGGTAGCCATCGGAAAGCCTTCAGTCACCAGGTACCAAGTGGAATATCGGATTGCAGGAGACAACTGGGAAAGTCTTGACGTAGAAGGCCCTAAAGATCCATTCAAGCCAAAGGATGGCCAACTAGATGTTCAGTTACAATTCCGATGTGCAGCCGTGACTCCAGGAGGGCTCGGTCAATGGAGTGAGGCGATCACTTGCATCTGTCCTATGGGAAGGTCTCCAGAG AAATCCCAGGTTTTGTCCTGTGCATCTGGTCTGGGAGCGGCTGGAGGCATCCCAG